In Drosophila subpulchrella strain 33 F10 #4 breed RU33 chromosome X, RU_Dsub_v1.1 Primary Assembly, whole genome shotgun sequence, the DNA window tcaaaattgaCTGAACAACGCGACTTATGCCGTGGAGGAAGCTGTGGAGGATTCTGTGGAGGATTCGGTTGAGGACTCAGTAGAAGACGCCGTGGTGGAGGAAGCTGTCGTGGTGGAAGCTGTTGTGGAGGAAGTGCTTGTAGAGGCCTCAGTGGTGCTAGTGGTGGTTTGATTGCATGGTGGTCCCCATGGTCCAGGGCCTCCTGGTCCTCCATGACCTCCTGGTCCTCCAGGACCACCTGGTCCTCCAGGCCCTCCTGGTCCGCGCCCTGGGCCACCTGGTCCTCCGGGGCCACGCCCTGGACCTCCTGGACCACCTGGTCCTCCGGGACCGCGTCCTCGCTCTCCTGGTCCTCCTGGGCCTCCAGGGCCACGTGGACCCCATCGTCCACCAGGTCCTTGGGCGGAGGCCACAGCGACCAGAGCAACAAGAGTAACAAGAACAATGGCGCGCATTTCGTTATCAGATAGTACACGACTCGAATGATCTGGGCACTCGCTTACTGCCGTATATATACCCAACTTCTGAGGAAAGTCTCAACGGCGCACGTGTTCCATCGATGACGTGTGCGAGTTGAGCAAATTTCAGTGTCAGTGTGAATTAAACAAATTCCACTAGCCAAGTCATTCACTTTGTATTCGAAATTGGCCTTCATTATGTAGTTCTACCAGACAAAAGAATATATTCCAACGGAGTGAAGGCATCTACAACCGAGTCGATTTATCAATGTCCTCCGACCGCCCGTTCCTACTCAAACTATGTAATAGGTATTTACATTTGcacgaaaataaatttttaagtgCATGGGCGCCACAAGCTTTTACGATTTAGAATGGGCGTGACACTGGGCTGAAGCAATTATGGGATTCATAGACACTAGTAGAATCTGCAAATTCGAACTCTCTAGCTTGTAGCGTTGTCGGCGTAACTGGCGCCAACTAGCGGGCATAACTTTCATTGCTcttaactttttaataaatgtaaGATAGATAGTTATTGATAATCATAACTAAATCACTTTTATCGTAAAATCGTATAAAATGTGGGCTCTATACAagcttaagcgttgtgggcattagtgTGGGCGTAGCACATTCGGATAGCAAACTTTCCCTAAGACAGAAGCTAAAAGACCTGAATCAAAAATCCCAACTCTCTAGCTcttttagtttccgagatcacaccGTTCACACGGacaaacagacggacatggctaaattgACACGGCTAGtgtcctgatcaagaatatacattcTTTACAGGGTCAGAaggttacatactttccgacgatctaatatacccttttactctacgtgTAATGGGTATACCAAGGCAGACagccgttactcagctaaaggacgCAGAAGGGAGAagaagatatgcaagcagcaatgcTACTTCTTCTGAGATTGCAgggcgccacctatcggcgatTACAAATTTTGATCATAGCTTCTTAATGAATGGTCCGAGTAAAGCGATTTTAAGATACAtaggtagataaaaaattttcttacacttttacaaaCTCTTTGAAAATGTCGGCGTCAGACCGATTTTAGTGATTTTTGCGAGGTCAACAAGTGCGTAAGCCCGTTTGTTGAGAATTCATGAACGGTCGATTATTAGAAGTAcatataaaaatacataagaaaaaatattttaataaaacttacaGTTCTCTACCGTCTTCTCGCAGACTCGAACCTGTGCTACCATGTGTCAAAGGGCGACGATCAAGCAGCTGCACCATcgaaagaatttttcaaaaacggACAATCGGGACACTAAGCctacataaatacatttttttaatgcacGGTGTTAATAATTTAAGAACGATGTTCTCCCCATTTCTGTCAATGCAATTTTCAGTGGCGCGTTCTTGATTTCACCTAAATGTTCATGATTTGACCCCGCGgcgtttattttttatgaacgCAACATGACGAACGGATTGTTCGAAAATCATGAaaaatgttcttgattttttcgttcttatttttctgggtgtatacatatatagaaGCTTTCTCCCGCACACACCGGTGCGATTCTTCACTACTGGGACTACCGGTCATAATGATATCCCATATACATATGTAGGTGTCACAGTTATATATTTCGGCGAAGTTTGCTGGAAATGTACAAAAGCATCAATAAAAGTTTCCTATTAATCCCgcccaaaaatatttctgtgCCACCCCCGAAATATAGGTTTCCCTTTGCGATGCGATTTTCACCAATGCTTGGCTTAGTTTATTGGTCTTACATAAAAACCAGCTAATGATCTGGGTCTGAATCTTGTGTTATctaaaatcaatatttgccCGCAATTTCTGACCAGACGTCTGTGTACTGAGTTGTTATAAAGcatcaataatatttatatctttgTAGTGAGTATGACTTACCTAAGAATATTCCAAAACATTCTGTACACATAAACATGTTTGAACAAGTGGTTTTGGTAAGCTCAAATGAAAGTAAAGTTTGTAAACAACTTCAGCTAAAACATTATCAGGAAAGGAAATCATGAAAATGTTGGGAAACCCTCATTTTGGATTACGTGTTTACGATTTGTCATGCCACCAGATTTAAAATCTTTCAAATCGAAATCATTTTACCGACTGTAATTTgtatacaaatacaaataaataaatatacactATAGTGTAATAGTTCTTACTTTAAGAGCACAGTTGATTCTCATCTGCCTCATAAtgtttaacaaatattttccctTACTCTcattccctttttttttaaagaatattttctATACGTTTTTAGGTGTTAGAATGTGTAATAAGATTTTTTCCAGACTTAAAAGAGGAAGAACGCCCCGACTactagatacccgttactcagctaaagggagcacAAGGGAGATAGAGATATATGAGaggcaaagcgagattgtaaagcgccacctacccgcgatttcaatatatggtagacagatttaaacgttatgggcgtttgtTGGCGTTAGTGCCACGCCAacggcaaacttttttttgggttaatcgataACGGTATTGGTCagacaaatacatttcagtcaaAATGTTTGTTGCAGCATAGAAACTgttggagccacagttttgggcagattatgggcgtaagagtgggcgtgataAACTCGTGCTGCTTACgaagctaaggaatctaaatctgaaatctaaACACTCTAGCTCTAATAGATTCCGaggctagtgatgctgataagtaatatatacactttatggggtcggagtCGCTTCCTTCCACCTGTTACATTCTTTTCCCCGAATACAATATACCTTTATCCCTACTCTATGAGTAACTATTAGGGTGTTACTTTCAAATTTGTTGATGTCTTAAATATTGCACTCTGGGCAATCCATCTTCTATTTCCTTTTCCTAAGCGAAGATATTTTCTGGAAATTTAGGCAACTGTCATTTGCAGTgttgaaaagtgtttttgtTCAATTATTTCCATCTGATGCCTGTAGCATTCCGTCCATTTCGCCCGTCTCGCTCACACGCCCATATGCATGCCatgaagttgttgttgttaattGGAATAAATAGCTTCGGTGCTTTATTTAAAGAGGAATTTGTTTTGCTGCAGCATCGTACAATAAAATGCTTAATTAAGTTTTTGCTTCCATTGTTGTTTGTCTACACTTTTTCCAAATGCCTCTGGTTGCGTGTGTGGGTGTTTGCGAGTGAGAGGGAGAgaaaatgtttgtaatgaaCAGTTAGAAAATGCAACGGCTGTTGGGGGTAGAGTAAAAAGATAGCAAGCAAGGTAGAAAAACTATCTGCTTTTTGTGCATAGGATATAATTGTACTGAATTTCTGAAGATTTAAGAAACTTACAGTATATTATccgattatttttaaacaattttagtAATACTAATTGGTTATATTCTTATTCTCACTTTAGTgcatattttttaacataatcATTTGTAAGGAGACGTTTgcgaaaatataaaatatatatattctcaaTCAGCATCACTACCATCAACCACCCCGATATTCTATAGCTCGCATTGGAACGATcgttgcagagggtattattaTTTAGGTCCGATGTTTGTAATGCAGTGAAAGAGACGTTTATCCTAACATTAAGTGCCAATTATTTTTTACTTGAGTTGGCAGGACTGTTCATGACACCTGAGCCAAATTTCATGACAATGTCATTATCAGTAATATATTAACCAAACGACCAAGAGTGCATTTTTCGAATTTTCGACCGAAAGCGGTCAATTTCTTGCAAAAAAGACGTCGCGTTTAGTGTGTGAAACAATGCTTTCTGACTATCACGACTAGCTTAAATGCATGATAACGGAAGATGAGACTTGGACTAATGTTTACGACCCTGAAACAACCGATCAATCAAGCGAATATCGTGCTAAAGTCGAGGTCATTTGAGAGTTATGCAACGTTTGCGTAAAGCAATTCGACTACAAGGACCAGAATAATGGGCCATTCTTGGTGTTTGCATCACGGTATTGGACTGTCTAATACTGCATTCGTTCTTCGTGACCCTTTCGTCAAAATTTGACCCATACCGTTCCGCAACCACAGTTTTCGCCTAATTTGTTTCCGTGTGACTTCTGGCTTTTCCCAAAACTCTAGAGACCGTTCCGTGGAACGCGTTTCGAGTCGATTGAGGAAATAAAAGCTGAATCGAAGAAGGCGTCGATGGTTACAACCagaacaagaaagaacgctatagtccagtacctcgactatcagatacccgttactcagttaaagggaccaaaagaaaatggagatatggaagcagcaaagcgagattgaaatgcgccacctaccggcggtagacatatttaagcgttgtgggcgttagagtagacgtggcaaagttttttttttaataaatcgataggtattgacgagaccaatacatttcagttaaaattttgtatctagcattaaaattgtgggcgccacaggcttgggaggattgtgggcgttagagtgggcgtggcatattcgcgtaaaaaacttgcgctgcgctcaagcctacggaatctaaatctgaaatcccattccTCTATCTTTgctattttccgagatatccgcgttcatatttacgattttttgaagtttgtgggcgttagagtgggcgtggcactctactgaaacaaacttgcgctgcgtaagaagctcaggaatctgaacgccaaatctcaatagcctagttcttatagtttccgagatctaagcgttcatccggacggacagaaagacggacagacggacatggctagatctacttggctagtgatcctgatgaagaatatatatactttatggggtcggaaacgcttccttctgcctgttaatactttccgacgaatctagtatacccttttactctacgagtaacgggtataaaatgaTGGACGAAGGTCATGCATGacctaaatatttaaaaatgaactAAAAGTTCATTTATAGGCCATAAACTGcctaaaaatttttatttctcgACTTTTTGCCTTACTTTTTCGGTCAATATTGAAATGGCCTAATATTTAAGGTCATCGTGGGCCTTAAAAATATAGCATTTTACCTACAAATAACTACACAACACAAATAAACACCTTTGATACTTAATATGTCTgttatacaaggtgagttccaaagttaACAGGACTTTTttaatctagcgccctctagtggcgccatctatatgtcaacaggtgcgttagaatctgctatcgtttatcgacttccagtaaaaatttcgtgacatttcatctattggaagtgaggttattgcgttttaagtgtcagtatgtttttgtcatcggtgcgaaaatgagcttcgatcAAAgggccaacattaaattttgttttaaaattggtaaaacttttaccgaaacgtttcaattgatgaaacaagtttatggcgatgattgcacgagtggtttcaacgctttcaaagtggtcgtgaggacataaatgacgatgaacatgtgggccaaccaaaatccatgatcaccgaaaattccatcgaaactgtgcgtgaattcataaaaaatcagccgaaatcatcattgaaattcatggaaatagaatttaacatctccaaaacatcgatttatcgcattttgaccgaacatttgggcttacaaaaggtgtgtgcacggtttgttccgcacaaattgactgacgtccaaaaattgctcagaattcaacattcgaaggaaatcattaaagaggcaaaaaaagacccgaacttcctttacaagattgtgactggtgacgaaacgtggtgttttcaatatgatcccgaaacgaaaaGCCAGAatgctgaatggaaggcgagacgagccgaaacccaaaaaatcgcgcctggagaagtcaaaagtgaagacaatgctgatttgtttttatgattccaagggtattgtccacaaagaattagttccacccggccaaaacgttaatgcggtattctaccttggagttttgaagcgtttggtgcgccgaattcgacgtgttcggcccgaatatcgcgaagatggaagttggcgtttgttgcacgataatgcgccgtctcatcgatcgacgcttgtgtccgactatttgaccaaaaatcacattttaaccatcaaccactccccgtattcacctgatatggctccgtgcgacttctacct includes these proteins:
- the LOC119558328 gene encoding cell division protein ZipA-like, yielding MVAQVRVCEKTVENSSAQIIRVVYYLITKCAPLFLLLLLLWSLWPPPKDLVDDGVHVALEAQEDQESEDAVPEDQVVQEVQGVAPEDQVAQGADQEGLEDQVVLEDQEVMEDQEALDHGDHHAIKPPLAPLRPLQALPPQQLPPRQLPPPRRLLLSPQPNPPQNPPQLPPRHKSRCSVNFENIKERFCA